The DNA sequence TGTCATACAAGACAGCCTCCGTCCCGCCAAGGCGAAATCAATCAATCGTATACTGAATGCAATCTTCCTCCATTATATCCAACACAGCGGACCCGCATCTTTGTTGTTACACCCAACATGGACGTCATGGGGAGCGTCCCGCCAGTTAATGCCTCCGGTGGTAGAGATGAAACGCTTGGTGTGTTGTCACTTGGATCATTGATCAGGATGGTCACTGGTGACATCAAGAACAAAGGGGAGTTGACTGAATTCTGATTGCTTCATTCAAAGGCCGGCATGTTTGCAATTTGTTGATTGTATGCTAGTTACAGGGCAGCTAGGGGAATATCCAGGACCCCTGTGATGTTGGAGTGTGCGACGGTGAGGTTATTCGAGAAATATCCAATAAAAGTCGTAAGGAGACCGAGTCCATAATGTAAGGGTGAATAGGTGGGTAGATAATATCAAATTTCCTATAACTGCAATCAATCGTCCTTGGGTCTTTGTGCGTAGACCACGTAGCTGGAACACATGTCAGTAACCTTCAGACAATCCACACAAGCAGGCTTGTCAAGTTCACTTACTAGGGCCAATATCCGTGCATTCTTGggttcttgatctccttcCTCAAAAATGCGAGGAACACAGTCACTTCGGCGTCGGACCAGCCAAGGCCTTTTTGAAACATCCTcgtcaccatggcctcgagccCGCTAAGGAggttctccatctcccaggCGCCAAGAATCTTCATTCGTGGGTCCTTGGGCCATGGGTTGAATGGCAACTTGAAAACCTTTTCGGTCACGTTCTGATAGCCTCGCTCCTCGAGCCAACCCTTCCACTTCATGGGATCGGTAAGACTGGCGCCGAATTTGGCGGAAGCcgtctccatcatgtctgagAATTTGCGTAGGTAGCTGTCCTCGGGGATCGAGTCATCGTCGCTGCCGAGTAGGCCGACGATGGCCTGGAACTCAACCCAGCCTCCGGGCTTCAAGTGGCTGATGGTGCGCGTTAGTAACATGAAAACCGGTCGGATTTATAGAGTTTAACGCACGTATATGTTTGGTCGATGAGCGCCGGCCAGTCTCGAATAGCGAGCAGTAGGTCTCGCGCGAAAACAAAGTCAAAGCTGTCCTCCTTCCACGTCCATTCTCTCTCGATGTCGTCGAGCTCAAAGCGGCAGTTGGGTGGTACCCTGCGGGGTCAGTCAGCTACTATGCCTGTTGGTGATCACTCTTGTTGATGTATCCATACCACTCGGGTTGCGTTGGGGCGACATCAGTACCAATGACCTAGTCTGATAAGCATGTATGGACGTAAATAAATAGTGAGAAAAGATATCTCACCTCGGCGGCAGGATGTTCCTCAGCCATTTCAATAGACCAGATTCCTATTTCCCGTCAGTTTGGTGTTCCAGCTTGATTCCCAACCAGGATAGGACGGACCTGTTCCGCAGCCAAGATCTAGGATCTTTTGGGGATCGGTGATGGGCGCTAAGTGGCGTTTCTTTCCAATCAGGGCACAGTACTTGGTGTGACACATGTCGATGCGgtcaagctcggcctcgtcCATAGGGAGACCATATTCTAAAGGCGTAAAACGCAGTCAGCATGATTTCCCTCGCCGCTTGACTGGAAATGTCCAGCAGAATTTGGTGTTTGGGCGCTGACCTTCTTTGCCATAGACGGCGTAGGTCCTTCCTCCTTCAACAGTGCCGTTCAATATAGATGATGTCAAGGACGTCAAAGACGATCTATCGCTCTGGTCATCGTGAACCTAAATAGGAGGTGAGTGTTGGTTAGCGGGTCGTTCCATTGTAGGTGGAGATTTTGCACCATGACCGGGTAGTGTATGGGGGCTCCACGTGGTAGGCATGGTGCTTGCCAACAGATGCATCAATTTGGAAGCTCTAAGCACCCACAATACACCAATGCTTTGAGGGAGACATGGGGTATAAGGTTTACCAGGATTCACtgacctcatcatcatcgatgcTTGGTTGGTTCTATAAGATGCTCATGGTTAGCAGCTACTATTGCCCCTGTTTCAGGGCCATATTGATCAACTGAATCCGAAAATGGGTAGATATCCGTGCTGCACATTCGCTGTTATAGTCAAGGGAGGAACGTACACTATCAGGTTGGATGAACGAGTCATCGTCCTCACGAGGAACTGGTGAAGACATTGTGATTGTGGGCCGGGCCCCAGGGGGCAGGGGTGCGTGACGCGCTGCCGATGTGACGGGTTCCGCGTCTGAAACTGTCGACCAGGAGCAAAAGACGCCAAGATATATACGAGAAAAGCGCTCCAGACAGAAGCGGATGCGCGCTTGCTCTCTATTGTTGGTTGCGAGAGTGAAAATGGCGGCGTTTGTCGACGGAGAAAGGCGGGACAGTCAGAGCCAAGCGAAGATCAGGGGTGCCAGCGGAGGATATGCTGGTAAGCCGATACAATCGTGATATAGGGATTCCTGATACTTGCATGTCGCCTCCAGCTTTGGAAGGTGCCAGCCACTCCCTCCATTGGGAACCACTGCCCTCTAACCGACCCCTCCTGCTCGTGCTCGGACTCGGGCCTGCGTTCCGATCCGGCTGTCCCGCTAAACCGGGCCCGGTAGGCTCGCGACGGGCCGCTGAGAGTCTGGATCTCGGAGTGCATGAGAGCAGCCCTACAGTGGTGGCTGTTTGGTATTTTTGGTTTCCCTACATTGATACACTTGAAGATGACCAGGTGTCGAATCCCATATTCCTGGAACCAAACAGTCGGGTCAGGATCTTCTCGTGACGCTTAAGTTCCCAGACGCTCGGTCTTCGAGGCTTGGCATGGTCAGATTTCCAGACGCCAGGAAACTCTCCATCCCTTCTGATTGGCCTCGCTACGATGTACTGGCAGGATACCGTCCGCTTCTGCCGCTATCGACCCATCCCCTGGTGTATCGCTTCGAACCTCTCACGTGGAACCCCGCCTCTTGCACCCGCTTTGCTGAATATTCTCAATTACAGCATGCCGCCATGTTCTGAGATAGTGGGAATCCCTCCACCTCCCCTCCGCCCACCGCTCTCTGGCGTATTTACCTTTTAGGGTCGTCCATTTGTTGCTCGTACATACtctttgctgttgttgtACATACCTTATCCTACATACCCTTTCTCCACCCTTTATCTTCATCAGCGTCCCCGTGCCTGAAGCTCCAGAACCACAACGGCACGTTAAAGTCGCTCATCCGCAATGGCTAATCCCAAAGTGAGCAAGGCCCTTGAGGAGGCCCGGAAGCTTGTTGCCGATCTGGAGTCGTACGAGGACAACCCGATCAACCaccaggccatcatcaagcagaCTGAGCGCGTCCGCAATGCCTTCCAGGAGCCAATCGACCTGGTGACCCGACTGTTCGAGGACCTCAGTTTGGGAGGTGCTTTTCACACCATCCTAGGTATTCGTGCTTACCACGCTATGCCTGAGGATGGTAGCTCCATCACTGCTGAGGAGCTGGCCCGGATCACCAACGTCGCCCCCACGGTTATCCACCGCACCTACCGTGTTGCCGTCAACCACGGGCTATTCAAGGAGACGGCCCCAGACACTTATGCCCATAATGACCTCTCTCGTGCCCTCAACCCCAAGGCTCTTGGCTCATTCTTCATGATCACTCTGGAGTTCACCCGTGCCTGGATTCACCTCCCCGAGTACCTTAAGTCGCATAAGCCCGATGATGTCTTTGACCTAACCAAGTCCCCCGCCGTGTATTCAGTCGGAAAGGAGCATCTGGGCAAGTCATATTACGAGCTGCTCGAGATTGACCCTGACCCGGAGCGCCGCGAGGTCTGGAACGCCAACATGTTCATGGTTGATCAACTGATGCCCGTCACCGGAATGTTCCCCTTTGCGTCCCTTAAagaggaggtcgagaaggATCCGGAGCGCCCATACCTCGTCGACATCGGTGCTGGTCGTGGCCAGTCGTGTTTCGCtatcaagaagcagattgACGGCGCCTTTGATGCCAAGTTTATCCTACAGGACCTGCCTGGTGTCATTGATAACCTGAAGCCTGAGGAATATCCTGGCTTTGAGCTCATGACCTACGACGCTTTCACGCCGCAGCCTGTTAAGAGTACGTACCTTGTCCTTACTTCAAAGAGATAACCATGTCTCTGGTGAAGACTCCCTGCTAACCGTTTGCTGCAGACGCCCACATCTACTTCATGCGCCGCTTCCTCCATGACTTTTATACCCCAGTCTGTACCGAGTTTGTCAAGAACACAGCCTCGGCCATGGGCCCCGACTCGCGTCTCATCATCTGCGATATGCTGGTCCCAGACATGGTCGAGGACCACGAGAACATGGACCTGTACTGGCTCGACTTTGCTCTTCTGTGCATGACGGGacaggagaagaagaaggccgattTCGAACAGATAtttgaggctgctggcttggagctcgtcaagatcTACCCCTCTGCTTATGGACGGACAGTGATGCTTGAGGCTAAGCTGAAGCAGTAGTTAGCAAGGATGGCTCTTGGGCAATGATGTAATGAGGGTAATGAAGAATCAAACAAACCACAAAGACAACGCAGAAATAGTCGTCTCCTGATGCACTCGATCGTGCTTCCAGGTCAAGCCTCGATCATGTTGTCGCAATATGTAGAAATAACTCTATGTAACGAGAAAGCCTAGCAAATGGTCACAATGACCTCTGGGACAAAGTGTATTGCCTTCATGAGCGATATATGTATTGGGTGAGATGTGAAAGGAAGAGGGGGAGCGGGGGCCGATGCAACTGAGCACTGACGGACAACTTGAAGAGGCCTGGAGTTGTCTTAGCTCACGTAATCAAGAGGCCTGCTTTGTGTAACAATAACAATCCTACCATTGGATGAAACCGTTAGTATAGTCCGATTCTCTTGTGTCTCGAGCCAGGCCGGCCACGAGGTGGAAGGCGTTTCCTTCCAATGGGCGACGTCCACAACGAAATCCCTCACATAAGTGGCTCACAAGCCGCCAGGCTCATAATGGCCGTGCTTCGCAGTAGAATAACGAAAGGCGGAGATGGGTTGTGCGGCAACGGTTTGCCTTTCGCCGGATTCTACGATTGAGTTTCGTATACCCAGGGGAGCGGCAATACATTGGACAGAATAGCCCCCAACTACTTGCATTTGACGGTACATATACAATTGCCAGAAGTGTATTTTTACCCAGGAATTCATTTCATCAAGCCATAACCAGAGAACCCGCGTTGCCAAATAGAGCACAACGTAAGAAACCAGAGTCGTGAGGGATACGAGGCAATGCTTGATAGACTGAGGATGGAAAATGTCCTCGTTATTTTTTTTACAATgatttattttattctcTCGAattcctttttcttttttaccGATCTTGAACCCAATCCTTGCCAGTCCACGACCATGCTGATAGGTGTAGTGAAAATGAAACCTTACTGCGCACGCGCACAACTAGTAGAACATGAAATGTTATCTTGCCAAACCTTTAATCTTCGCACACGCACGTATACATTGGCCAAAAGGTCCTCTGCAAGAGGCTTCACATGCTTGGGGTTCTGGCTCCATATTTCACCGCAAGATCCCTGGAAACTTGGCGTGTTGGTTGAAG is a window from the Fusarium keratoplasticum isolate Fu6.1 chromosome 5, whole genome shotgun sequence genome containing:
- a CDS encoding Methyltransf-2 domain-containing protein; translation: MANPKVSKALEEARKLVADLESYEDNPINHQAIIKQTERVRNAFQEPIDLVTRLFEDLSLGGAFHTILGIRAYHAMPEDGSSITAEELARITNVAPTVIHRTYRVAVNHGLFKETAPDTYAHNDLSRALNPKALGSFFMITLEFTRAWIHLPEYLKSHKPDDVFDLTKSPAVYSVGKEHLGKSYYELLEIDPDPERREVWNANMFMVDQLMPVTGMFPFASLKEEVEKDPERPYLVDIGAGRGQSCFAIKKQIDGAFDAKFILQDLPGVIDNLKPEEYPGFELMTYDAFTPQPVKNAHIYFMRRFLHDFYTPVCTEFVKNTASAMGPDSRLIICDMLVPDMVEDHENMDLYWLDFALLCMTGQEKKKADFEQIFEAAGLELVKIYPSAYGRTVMLEAKLKQ